One segment of Paenibacillus rhizovicinus DNA contains the following:
- a CDS encoding DeoR/GlpR family DNA-binding transcription regulator — protein sequence MIVAHRRNKIKEQLLLEKSVKVAELVKTFNVSEETIRRDLHQLEIEGIVQKNYGGAILIDDIQQISASIPPVQQRKFKYFEEKEAIGRKAAELVQENQIVIIDSGSTTWCVARHLKMREGLVAVTNGINIAEELLENEGSEVFLLGGKVIKKSMSLVGPVAEAELQHYNADYVFMGTTGISLRKGFTSSDIYEAEIKRAMVAAGQKVVVVADHSKFQAQALIAYSAFKDVDILVTSSLADPIILAEIRKLGVQVIACDVE from the coding sequence GTGATCGTCGCACACAGGCGCAACAAAATCAAAGAACAGCTGCTGCTGGAGAAGAGCGTTAAAGTAGCGGAGCTCGTGAAAACCTTCAATGTTTCCGAAGAGACCATTCGCCGGGATTTGCATCAACTGGAGATCGAAGGGATCGTTCAGAAAAATTATGGCGGAGCCATATTGATCGACGACATCCAGCAAATTTCCGCGTCTATCCCTCCCGTGCAGCAGAGAAAGTTCAAGTATTTCGAGGAGAAGGAAGCCATTGGCCGCAAGGCGGCCGAGCTGGTGCAGGAGAATCAAATCGTCATTATCGATTCAGGTTCGACCACGTGGTGCGTGGCCCGCCATCTGAAAATGCGGGAAGGGCTGGTCGCCGTCACGAACGGCATCAACATCGCGGAGGAACTGCTGGAGAACGAAGGCTCCGAGGTTTTCCTGCTCGGCGGCAAAGTCATCAAGAAATCGATGAGCCTTGTCGGGCCTGTAGCCGAAGCGGAGCTGCAGCATTACAACGCCGATTACGTGTTCATGGGGACGACCGGCATTTCGCTGCGCAAAGGCTTTACGAGCTCGGACATTTACGAAGCGGAGATCAAGCGGGCGATGGTGGCGGCCGGTCAGAAGGTCGTCGTCGTCGCCGATCACAGCAAGTTTCAGGCGCAAGCCTTGATTGCCTACAGCGCCTTTAAGGACGTGGATATTTTGGTCACGAGCTCGCTGGCGGATCCGATCATTCTGGCCGAAATCCGGAAACTCGGCGTGCAGGTTATCGCGTGCGATGTAGAATAA
- a CDS encoding TFIIB-type zinc ribbon-containing protein: protein MNCPVCENSRMREVEKNGILIDVCPSCKGVWLDRGELDKLMSDVREVRSEYNEWHYRDADDDDRRRMKANPPSGGGYPPASSSGHGYDNRHGDGYGSHKKKKKSVLDVFGDLFD, encoded by the coding sequence TTGAATTGTCCGGTTTGCGAGAATTCCCGCATGCGGGAAGTAGAGAAGAACGGTATTCTGATCGATGTTTGCCCGAGCTGCAAGGGCGTATGGCTGGATCGCGGCGAGCTGGATAAACTGATGAGCGATGTCCGCGAGGTTCGGAGCGAATACAACGAATGGCATTATCGTGATGCTGACGATGACGATCGTCGCCGCATGAAGGCGAATCCGCCAAGCGGCGGCGGTTATCCCCCGGCTTCTTCAAGCGGACACGGCTACGACAATCGGCATGGCGATGGTTACGGATCCCATAAGAAGAAGAAGAAATCCGTGCTGGATGTATTCGGCGATTTGTTCGATTAA
- a CDS encoding GerAB/ArcD/ProY family transporter yields the protein MSKEEVITGRQLFTLIFMSQIGLEVLSLPHVEASIAGHDTWLAILLSGLAAQAGIMLLWWLGSRYPARNFFAYSATIVGRPLGAFVNLLYGCYYTLSGYVLIMLYIDILNRWIFILTPRWVLVLMMVIICGYAATSSLRKLANITQSFMILPLIGFLLIVFSGVYGIDARNLLPILPGGWNPVVKGAYTAFTAYVGYDLLMYAYPYVQTKSKKRLLAAMTLANACTMVYYVAVCLICSMSFSLKQLTLIPEPIVYVLKNYRLAVVQSIDILFLTFYVSIIGSTVFVYFFMAAKAFMHLRGRGLGNQMMWIWLIAGACFIGGFFLKKRSALLGLANIQDQLSIIMVVALPVILLVISGLRGVGRSKL from the coding sequence ATGAGCAAGGAAGAAGTCATCACCGGCAGACAGCTTTTTACGCTTATTTTCATGTCTCAGATTGGACTTGAGGTTCTATCGCTGCCGCATGTGGAGGCAAGCATTGCCGGGCATGATACGTGGCTGGCCATATTGCTGAGCGGACTGGCTGCGCAAGCCGGCATTATGCTGCTGTGGTGGCTGGGCAGCCGCTATCCGGCGCGGAATTTCTTTGCCTATAGTGCCACGATTGTCGGCAGACCGCTCGGAGCGTTCGTCAATTTGTTGTATGGCTGCTACTATACGCTATCCGGCTATGTGCTGATTATGTTATATATCGATATTCTTAATCGTTGGATCTTTATTCTCACGCCGAGGTGGGTGCTAGTGCTCATGATGGTGATCATTTGCGGCTATGCAGCGACATCGTCGCTGCGCAAGCTTGCGAATATCACGCAGTCCTTCATGATTCTTCCGCTAATCGGTTTTCTGCTCATTGTGTTCAGCGGCGTGTACGGGATAGATGCCAGAAACCTGCTGCCTATTCTGCCGGGCGGATGGAATCCGGTCGTGAAGGGCGCTTACACGGCATTTACCGCCTATGTCGGCTATGATCTGCTGATGTACGCCTACCCCTATGTGCAGACCAAGAGCAAGAAGAGACTGCTTGCCGCGATGACGCTCGCGAACGCCTGCACCATGGTGTATTACGTAGCGGTCTGCCTGATCTGTTCCATGTCGTTCAGCTTGAAGCAGCTCACGCTTATTCCCGAGCCGATCGTGTATGTGCTGAAAAATTACCGGCTTGCGGTCGTTCAAAGCATCGATATCTTGTTTTTGACCTTCTACGTCAGCATCATCGGAAGCACGGTATTCGTGTATTTCTTCATGGCAGCCAAAGCGTTCATGCATCTTCGAGGCCGAGGATTAGGCAACCAAATGATGTGGATCTGGCTTATTGCAGGCGCTTGCTTCATTGGGGGGTTCTTCTTGAAGAAAAGAAGCGCTCTATTAGGGCTCGCGAACATTCAGGATCAACTGTCCATTATAATGGTCGTCGCTCTGCCGGTTATTCTGCTCGTTATTTCCGGGCTGCGAGGCGTGGGGAGGAGTAAATTATGA
- a CDS encoding SF0329 family protein: protein MSWSKLKQQLESFLCPALAGRVEYRATSYRYLPDKAGHCYITVDKKNIFNMADKTTLIRWYQTELEIKNDSEIELPISQEELETVRQETKGNVPEDRLHVIARNRKITGFAKDLVSAQSSLSKSNFTVVATKFLSSSIEECLESPDILLNILALVDRRVGKKRILNMSETIKLKHPIVQYFYELRRRTC from the coding sequence ATGTCTTGGAGCAAATTGAAGCAACAGCTTGAGAGTTTTCTCTGTCCTGCGTTAGCGGGAAGGGTCGAATACCGTGCAACCAGCTACCGTTATTTGCCTGATAAAGCAGGGCATTGTTATATTACGGTCGATAAGAAGAATATCTTCAACATGGCCGATAAAACGACCTTAATCAGATGGTATCAGACAGAGCTGGAAATTAAGAATGATTCGGAAATCGAGCTTCCGATCAGCCAAGAAGAATTAGAAACGGTCAGACAAGAAACCAAGGGGAATGTTCCGGAGGATCGTCTTCATGTCATTGCAAGAAACCGAAAAATAACCGGTTTTGCGAAGGATCTGGTGTCGGCGCAGTCATCCTTGAGCAAATCGAACTTTACCGTCGTGGCGACCAAGTTTCTGTCCAGCTCCATAGAGGAGTGCCTGGAGAGTCCCGATATTCTATTGAATATTCTCGCTTTGGTGGACAGGCGGGTGGGGAAAAAGCGGATTTTGAACATGTCGGAAACGATCAAGTTAAAGCATCCTATCGTGCAGTACTTCTATGAATTACGGCGTCGTACCTGCTGA
- a CDS encoding Ger(x)C family spore germination protein: MKRGLAVVALCLLLSLTLTGCWDQLSLKKQLFVDIVGVDYAGESKRLAVSFVIASLREANQGGGKPSSLYMNATGESLYDSATRINQDLPGILSVQQTRLYLISPRFAKDEPLTGLSASGQFISNPLYAYLAMYDGDLSKLLSKKKVHDQTINDYLIGVLDDQLKRGRIPSNKMLHYILGGEELVNDFALNLFEPSGEGARLAGTALFRDGKYTGIKLDNEETLLACLLNGTGAANQPLNGQVEGKPYTVQVQQAKHDFRFVFNKEGLREIDLSLKLGVKLVEDGHFERKHTKQTRAKMEKAIEADLDSMAATLIAKLQKANCDYFQLGHELAAYHPKLYKGMNWRVQYPKLAIKPNVKITILNTGVLE, from the coding sequence ATGAAGCGGGGGTTGGCCGTTGTGGCCCTTTGTCTGCTACTGTCGCTGACGCTGACGGGATGCTGGGATCAGCTTTCGCTGAAGAAGCAGCTCTTTGTCGATATCGTGGGCGTCGATTATGCCGGCGAGAGCAAGAGACTCGCGGTGAGCTTCGTCATTGCTTCGCTTCGGGAAGCCAATCAAGGCGGAGGCAAACCTTCGAGCTTATACATGAACGCAACAGGCGAAAGTCTCTACGACTCCGCAACTCGAATCAACCAGGATCTGCCCGGGATTCTATCGGTACAGCAAACAAGGCTGTATCTCATATCGCCTCGTTTCGCCAAGGATGAACCGCTGACCGGTTTGAGTGCCTCCGGCCAATTCATATCCAATCCGTTATATGCTTATTTAGCTATGTATGATGGAGACTTGTCCAAGCTGTTATCGAAGAAGAAAGTTCACGATCAGACCATTAACGATTATTTGATTGGCGTATTGGACGATCAGTTGAAACGCGGAAGAATCCCTTCCAATAAAATGCTTCATTACATTCTTGGAGGCGAGGAGCTCGTGAACGACTTCGCCTTGAACCTGTTCGAGCCTAGCGGGGAGGGTGCCCGTCTTGCAGGTACCGCCTTGTTTCGGGACGGGAAGTATACGGGCATCAAATTGGATAACGAGGAAACGCTGCTCGCTTGTCTTCTGAATGGTACCGGGGCCGCAAACCAGCCGCTGAATGGTCAAGTTGAAGGTAAGCCTTATACGGTTCAGGTTCAGCAAGCCAAGCATGACTTCCGATTCGTCTTTAATAAGGAAGGCCTTCGTGAAATAGACCTTTCGCTCAAACTCGGCGTTAAATTGGTCGAAGATGGACATTTCGAGAGGAAACATACGAAACAAACACGCGCGAAGATGGAGAAGGCAATCGAAGCGGATCTCGATTCAATGGCAGCTACTCTGATTGCAAAGCTGCAAAAGGCGAATTGCGATTATTTTCAACTGGGTCACGAGCTGGCGGCTTATCATCCCAAGCTGTATAAAGGGATGAACTGGCGAGTGCAGTATCCGAAGCTCGCGATTAAGCCGAACGTGAAGATTACGATTCTGAATACCGGCGTGCTGGAGTAG
- a CDS encoding glycoside hydrolase family 38 N-terminal domain-containing protein has product MNQSQLIWRVGEPNSDLRGFQDNYRDPDTVARRIWTIGEDGRPMDADPWPLFHVSNADPDGGYAPHPYTVRFRLEGQPAPAYRLTLHFIVTTPRTPYVAIIVNGIEGKGFLHPAPSADGIMKPKHSLHTTIFAKGTMEMIIPAEGLRTGWNELTVEARDDDPIVHVHNPQAVLRLDRMADAAGFYYDWMELEALTGLPDQAIVRLRVKPSVLYRQEGGKLLERVDAYLEFGRAYAGEPLQLTLAGADGRETRIPLHPPVGLFGHAAYSFEIEDGEGEVAYRLEGRANGVAIHEQGQFKRRRKWQVYTTPHVHTDIGYTHRQWEVAERLCRNLDKTIELVQAERETSERWGYPPFTYVLDSSWALEEFAAYRDENMQAALKDAVRRGEIGVPSNYTDLLTQFASLEDLIRNGEFSDGYLSELGQRADHAAIVDVASASGSLPAILAGMGVRYLVHANNQDRGPFRLNGNLHQLNPFYWEGVNGGRVLVWLAKMYCELKKVCGSPATKETAAKGLQVWLDEFEHEHYAPDAVMLYGQDADNTDIDPYPISFVKEWNDTYAYPKLIPCDVSAFFRYVETNFGDTLRTVKGDQGAYWEDGVGSSIAESIKVRRTQAMLPAAETLDALAVIHGDGAAFPRQHYNAAWRDVLLYDEHTWGAFLAGSDSQALLQQDQWKVKRQMAESAEGWGERLLLAAATRHSLRWNNNGREVVVYNPHSWPLSSEVIVEIARGEQVVDPLSGQPVPLRLLRETHSQAVVQLWVDEVPGMSCRRLILQPSAVPLQPRQVEVKGGSPIVLESPHYRVAIDAERGCIRSWTDLESGRELAEDGDEHGFGAFLYARGGEGTKLLGNHADKSDSGAELLSDFELKTVHRAENAASSSVTVTGVVPMGELTIEWELFRMSKRLDLRFQYAKRETTATEAVYIAFPLRLTHASVLSDSQLGWVNWDRDQLPGACKEWLPLQTAMLVHGAEAAVTIASPDIPLFTVNEEVKGRWPKELKLSGSKVFSYVLNNYWKSNYKPSQGGLITFAYSLTSSNEPKLEEAYRFGHSRRLGLYGQRMSFQEQRTERAPYLENSGGTMAVVEPAQVAATTIKGARNKEGVIVRLQEISGREQRATLSFPGRPIRKARLTDLLEHDGEELKAELDGSVRIPVGAWGLATVRVSFD; this is encoded by the coding sequence ATGAATCAAAGTCAGCTCATATGGCGGGTCGGCGAGCCGAACAGCGATCTGCGCGGCTTTCAGGACAATTATCGCGATCCGGATACCGTCGCCAGGCGAATATGGACGATCGGAGAGGACGGCAGGCCGATGGATGCCGATCCGTGGCCGTTGTTCCATGTCAGCAATGCCGATCCGGACGGCGGCTATGCGCCGCATCCGTATACGGTTCGTTTCCGGCTGGAGGGGCAGCCTGCGCCTGCTTACCGGTTAACGCTGCATTTTATCGTCACCACGCCGCGGACCCCCTATGTCGCCATCATTGTGAACGGCATCGAGGGAAAGGGCTTCCTGCATCCGGCGCCTTCAGCCGACGGAATCATGAAACCGAAGCATTCGCTGCACACGACGATTTTTGCCAAAGGTACCATGGAGATGATCATTCCGGCCGAGGGACTGCGAACCGGGTGGAATGAACTGACCGTGGAGGCGCGGGACGACGATCCGATCGTACATGTTCATAATCCGCAAGCCGTCCTCCGATTGGACCGCATGGCCGATGCCGCGGGCTTCTACTATGACTGGATGGAGCTTGAGGCGCTGACCGGACTGCCCGATCAGGCCATCGTCCGGCTTCGGGTGAAGCCTTCCGTCTTGTACCGTCAGGAAGGCGGGAAGCTTCTTGAACGGGTTGACGCGTATCTCGAATTCGGACGCGCATATGCGGGCGAACCGCTGCAACTCACGCTCGCGGGCGCGGATGGCCGCGAGACGCGCATACCGCTCCATCCCCCGGTGGGTCTGTTCGGACACGCCGCTTATTCCTTTGAAATCGAAGACGGGGAGGGCGAAGTCGCGTATCGTCTGGAAGGACGCGCGAACGGCGTTGCTATCCATGAGCAAGGTCAGTTCAAGCGCCGGCGCAAATGGCAGGTCTATACGACGCCCCATGTCCATACCGATATCGGCTACACCCATCGTCAGTGGGAAGTAGCCGAACGGCTCTGCCGCAATTTGGATAAGACGATCGAGCTCGTGCAGGCGGAGCGCGAAACGAGCGAACGCTGGGGATACCCGCCGTTTACGTACGTGCTCGACTCTTCCTGGGCGCTTGAGGAATTCGCCGCCTATCGCGACGAGAACATGCAGGCCGCCTTGAAGGATGCCGTCCGGCGCGGGGAGATCGGCGTCCCTAGCAATTATACCGATCTGCTTACGCAATTTGCCTCGCTGGAGGATCTGATCCGAAACGGCGAATTCAGCGATGGCTACCTAAGCGAGCTTGGACAACGCGCCGACCATGCGGCCATTGTCGACGTGGCATCCGCGAGCGGCTCGCTTCCCGCTATTCTGGCGGGCATGGGCGTGCGCTACCTGGTGCATGCCAATAATCAGGACCGGGGGCCATTCCGGTTGAACGGCAATTTGCATCAACTGAACCCGTTCTACTGGGAAGGCGTGAACGGAGGGCGCGTGCTCGTCTGGCTGGCCAAAATGTACTGCGAGCTCAAGAAGGTATGCGGATCTCCCGCTACGAAAGAGACGGCCGCGAAGGGGCTGCAGGTATGGCTGGACGAATTCGAGCACGAACATTACGCGCCCGATGCCGTCATGCTGTATGGACAAGATGCGGACAATACGGATATTGATCCCTACCCGATCAGCTTCGTCAAAGAGTGGAACGATACCTATGCCTATCCGAAGCTGATTCCTTGCGATGTCAGCGCGTTCTTCCGCTATGTCGAAACCAACTTCGGCGACACGCTCCGAACCGTCAAAGGCGATCAAGGGGCTTATTGGGAAGACGGCGTAGGCTCGAGCATTGCCGAATCCATCAAGGTTCGCCGTACGCAGGCGATGCTGCCCGCAGCCGAGACGCTGGACGCGCTCGCCGTCATTCATGGCGACGGCGCGGCATTCCCGCGTCAGCACTATAACGCGGCTTGGCGAGATGTACTGTTGTACGACGAGCACACCTGGGGAGCGTTCCTGGCCGGTTCCGATTCGCAAGCCTTGCTGCAGCAGGATCAGTGGAAGGTGAAGCGGCAGATGGCGGAGTCCGCGGAAGGCTGGGGGGAACGGCTGCTTCTCGCGGCAGCGACCCGGCACAGCTTGCGCTGGAATAATAACGGCCGCGAAGTGGTGGTCTACAACCCGCATAGCTGGCCTTTAAGCTCGGAAGTGATCGTGGAAATCGCCAGAGGGGAACAGGTTGTCGATCCGTTATCGGGGCAGCCGGTGCCTTTGCGTTTACTGCGCGAAACGCACTCCCAGGCAGTGGTGCAGCTGTGGGTGGATGAGGTGCCGGGGATGAGCTGCAGGCGATTGATCCTGCAGCCGTCCGCTGTTCCGTTGCAGCCGCGGCAAGTCGAAGTGAAAGGCGGCTCGCCGATCGTGCTGGAAAGTCCGCATTATCGCGTGGCAATCGATGCGGAGCGCGGCTGCATACGATCCTGGACGGATCTGGAGTCGGGAAGAGAACTGGCGGAAGACGGAGATGAGCACGGCTTCGGCGCCTTCCTGTACGCGCGCGGCGGCGAAGGGACGAAGCTGCTTGGCAACCATGCGGACAAGTCGGATAGCGGGGCGGAACTGCTCAGCGACTTCGAGCTGAAGACGGTTCATCGCGCGGAGAATGCCGCATCGAGCTCGGTTACCGTGACGGGCGTCGTGCCGATGGGCGAACTTACGATCGAGTGGGAGCTGTTCCGAATGTCCAAACGGCTGGATCTTCGATTCCAGTACGCGAAGCGGGAGACAACGGCAACGGAAGCCGTCTATATCGCATTCCCGCTGCGGCTGACGCATGCTTCCGTGCTGTCGGATTCGCAGCTCGGCTGGGTGAACTGGGATCGCGACCAGCTGCCGGGCGCCTGCAAGGAATGGCTGCCGTTGCAGACCGCGATGCTCGTGCATGGCGCCGAAGCGGCCGTGACCATCGCTTCGCCGGATATTCCGCTCTTCACGGTGAACGAAGAGGTCAAAGGACGCTGGCCGAAGGAGCTCAAGCTATCCGGCAGCAAAGTGTTCTCCTACGTGCTGAATAATTATTGGAAATCGAATTACAAGCCGTCCCAAGGCGGGCTGATTACGTTTGCCTATTCGTTGACGAGTTCGAACGAGCCCAAGCTGGAAGAAGCTTACCGGTTCGGCCATTCCAGAAGGCTTGGCTTGTACGGCCAGCGGATGAGCTTTCAAGAGCAGCGTACGGAACGGGCGCCGTACCTGGAGAACAGCGGGGGCACCATGGCCGTCGTCGAGCCTGCGCAGGTGGCAGCGACTACGATCAAAGGAGCAAGGAACAAGGAGGGCGTCATCGTCCGCTTGCAGGAAATTTCCGGTCGGGAGCAGCGCGCGACATTGTCCTTCCCGGGAAGGCCGATTCGCAAGGCGCGGCTAACAGATCTCCTCGAACATGACGGCGAAGAGCTTAAAGCTGAGCTGGACGGTTCCGTTCGAATTCCCGTCGGCGCTTGGGGACTGGCCACGGTCCGCGTAAGCTTCGACTAA
- a CDS encoding spore germination protein, whose translation MVKLSASVAETEQYFKQLFAEQSDFQAKRLAIGESDYRLFYFDTLIDSGVVQEFILKPLMLHPEAEIQDVVSILDNTETERLEEAVQAVLYGKTVLQLDGENKLYLLGTDLKKERSINIPINERVLRGSNEAFIENLDTNLNLMRKLINSKEFIIKDYTLGRLSQTKLAVMYIKSIAEPSIVQEVDKRLQSIDIDYIESPGFLDELIREKKYSLFPQLLVTERPDRARAYLMEGKVVVAASGSPDAIILPVSFWSFFQSSEDYQMGWLMSSIFRILRLCCLFIALGLPAFYVSISSFNPHLLPMNFVNTLQSSLKYITFPPALEALAMMLLLEILREATVRLASPVGQTIGVVGGIVIGTVVVQSNLVSNTMVIIAALTGLASFIIPSYEMSSAIRLLSYPALLLSAMFGLFGLAFFFMIIVIHLCQLETMGLPYFKPPFSLSEVKDTMIRAPVWNQRKRPEGTAPGNRTRLRNPRGWKR comes from the coding sequence ATGGTGAAGCTAAGTGCGTCCGTTGCGGAGACCGAACAGTACTTCAAGCAGCTCTTCGCCGAACAAAGCGACTTTCAAGCGAAACGGCTGGCTATTGGGGAATCAGACTATCGCTTGTTTTATTTCGACACGCTGATCGATTCCGGCGTGGTTCAAGAATTCATCCTTAAACCGCTGATGCTCCATCCGGAGGCCGAGATTCAAGATGTCGTGTCGATTCTTGATAATACGGAAACCGAGCGATTGGAAGAGGCCGTTCAAGCCGTTCTATATGGCAAAACCGTCCTGCAGCTGGACGGAGAAAATAAGCTTTATCTGCTGGGCACGGACCTCAAGAAGGAGCGCTCCATCAATATCCCGATCAACGAGCGGGTTCTCCGCGGCTCGAACGAAGCATTCATCGAGAACTTGGATACGAATCTCAACCTGATGCGGAAGTTGATCAATTCGAAGGAATTCATTATCAAAGACTATACGCTCGGGCGGCTCTCGCAAACGAAGCTCGCCGTCATGTACATCAAGTCCATTGCGGAACCTTCCATTGTCCAGGAGGTGGATAAAAGGCTGCAAAGCATCGACATCGACTATATCGAATCGCCTGGCTTTCTTGATGAGCTGATCCGGGAGAAGAAATACAGCTTATTCCCTCAACTGCTCGTAACGGAACGGCCGGACCGCGCAAGAGCGTATCTCATGGAAGGCAAGGTCGTCGTCGCCGCCTCGGGGTCGCCGGATGCGATCATTCTGCCGGTATCGTTCTGGTCGTTCTTCCAGAGCTCGGAGGATTACCAAATGGGCTGGCTGATGAGCTCTATCTTTCGAATATTGCGTCTTTGCTGTCTCTTTATCGCCCTCGGCCTGCCTGCCTTCTATGTATCGATAAGTTCCTTCAATCCGCATCTGCTGCCGATGAATTTCGTCAATACGCTGCAGAGCTCGTTGAAATACATTACGTTTCCTCCGGCTCTCGAGGCGCTTGCCATGATGCTCCTGCTGGAGATATTGCGGGAAGCGACCGTACGGCTGGCCAGCCCCGTCGGCCAAACGATCGGCGTCGTAGGCGGTATCGTCATCGGGACCGTAGTCGTGCAGTCGAATTTGGTATCCAATACGATGGTGATCATAGCGGCCTTGACCGGTCTGGCCTCCTTTATCATCCCTTCTTATGAAATGAGCAGCGCCATTCGGCTCTTAAGTTATCCGGCGCTTCTCTTATCCGCGATGTTCGGCTTGTTCGGACTTGCCTTCTTCTTCATGATTATTGTCATTCATCTCTGTCAACTGGAGACAATGGGACTGCCTTACTTCAAACCTCCATTCTCCTTGAGCGAAGTGAAGGACACGATGATTCGCGCGCCGGTCTGGAACCAGCGCAAGCGGCCGGAAGGCACGGCGCCCGGCAACCGGACAAGGCTGCGGAACCCAAGGGGATGGAAACGATGA